Proteins encoded within one genomic window of Actinoplanes octamycinicus:
- a CDS encoding fumarylacetoacetate hydrolase family protein, producing MKIATYREGSGMRSGVVRGEMIFPFLGGVDVLHVIQNGPAGVAETGVPLAEVRLVAPLRPASVRDFVAFEEHVEGVRRSVDGSAGVPEAWYDAPTFYFTNPHAIYGPGDDIPFPAASVARDFELEVAAIAGPGGTVFGYTIFNDFSARDLQSREMKVGLGPAKGKDFASSLGPWIVTADELEPYQKDGFLDLWCSASVNGVEVGRDLLSNMGWTFETMLAYAARDSVVRPGDVLGSGTVGNGGCLAELWGRTGSLTPPPLRDGDEVTLTVEGIGSLTNRIISGPDGGALPPVRRRDAAKARAERQ from the coding sequence ATGAAGATCGCCACTTATCGCGAGGGATCCGGCATGAGGTCGGGTGTGGTCCGGGGCGAGATGATCTTTCCGTTCCTGGGCGGCGTCGATGTGCTGCACGTGATCCAGAACGGTCCGGCCGGAGTCGCCGAGACCGGCGTCCCGCTGGCCGAGGTGCGCCTGGTGGCGCCCCTGCGGCCCGCTTCGGTACGGGACTTCGTCGCCTTCGAGGAGCACGTCGAGGGGGTCCGGCGCAGCGTCGACGGCTCCGCCGGGGTGCCCGAGGCCTGGTACGACGCGCCGACCTTCTACTTCACCAACCCGCACGCGATCTACGGGCCGGGCGACGACATCCCGTTCCCGGCGGCGTCGGTGGCCCGCGACTTCGAGCTGGAGGTCGCCGCGATCGCCGGCCCCGGCGGGACCGTCTTCGGGTACACGATCTTCAACGACTTCTCGGCGCGGGACCTGCAGAGCCGGGAGATGAAGGTCGGCCTGGGGCCGGCCAAGGGCAAGGACTTCGCGTCGAGCCTCGGGCCGTGGATCGTCACGGCGGACGAGCTGGAGCCGTACCAGAAGGACGGTTTTCTCGATCTCTGGTGCTCGGCGTCGGTGAACGGTGTCGAGGTGGGGCGCGACCTGCTCAGCAACATGGGCTGGACGTTCGAGACGATGCTCGCCTACGCCGCGCGGGACAGCGTGGTGCGGCCCGGCGACGTGCTCGGGTCGGGGACCGTGGGCAACGGTGGCTGCCTGGCCGAGCTGTGGGGCCGCACCGGGTCACTGACGCCGCCCCCGTTGCGGGACGGCGACGAGGTGACGTTGACCGTCGAGGGCATCGGCAGCCTCACCAATCGCATCATCTCCGGACCTGACGGCGGCGCGTTGCCGCCGGTCCGCCGCCGCGACGCGGCGAAAGCCCGCGCAGAAAGGCAGTGA
- a CDS encoding DUF3817 domain-containing protein produces the protein MQAFRVFRVTAVAEAFSWTGLLVGMYLKHVSHTTDAGVWLFGRLHGALFVAYLAATLWVARAERWSFWRTGFALAASVPPLTTLIFERWVARRRSTEPAAVTV, from the coding sequence GTGCAAGCGTTCCGAGTGTTCCGGGTGACCGCGGTCGCCGAGGCGTTCTCCTGGACCGGTCTGCTGGTGGGGATGTATCTGAAGCACGTCTCGCACACCACGGACGCGGGGGTGTGGCTGTTCGGCCGGCTGCACGGCGCGCTCTTCGTCGCCTACCTGGCCGCCACCCTGTGGGTCGCCCGCGCCGAGCGCTGGTCGTTCTGGCGCACCGGGTTCGCCCTGGCCGCGTCGGTCCCGCCGCTCACCACCCTGATCTTCGAGCGCTGGGTGGCCCGCCGCCGGTCCACCGAGCCGGCCGCCGTCACCGTCTGA
- a CDS encoding caspase, EACC1-associated type: MDGARVPSPPLPPLRRRALVIANGVYDSDELIDLVAPAHDLERMVAMLGDPDICGFAVSTLRDATSAEVSRALDEVFSAGDQDDFLLIYFSGHGVKDGNGRLYFATRDTDLDLLPSSSVSAKYLRTLSDDAECNRQVVILDCCNSGAYDKGPAGGVLIDTDPDMLAALPTGRFILTASRRAESARQRRIESDAIDGSVFTSALVEGIVTGRADTASTGLISVEDAYRYAYRTVRHQPGRQHPQLAIKAAEGTALLLARNPVGVEPGSQRVSRIVALLADEDPEIQRSALTMLGRLVTDEHPGIAAAARRALRAQVDGVDRELAALAGTLLPKPRPKPSGATGAPEPGPEPGPAFDDDFLFDDPPPPPWQRRDPGGDGRDEAPEIDFEEFADLRNAADPQGVFGPRRVLPLEDEPTTLVARYLFPTERYRGEWRRHKIYLFRAIALTGVAAAGALLAHVKKAETEALLARPLPDWVPFDIPPAVHGVPRATVLMWLLIAIAVLGLRQQLNWPFARVVLTNKRIMLVRGLLRRRVTAVPLLRATDLRFRQSALGQLGNWGTMTIYQGMFPARRFRYVPTPNEIYLRIMEETYEPQAVEARLGRDLDDDDA, encoded by the coding sequence ATGGACGGCGCCCGTGTCCCGTCCCCGCCGCTGCCGCCGCTGCGCCGGCGCGCGCTGGTAATCGCCAACGGGGTGTACGACAGCGACGAGCTGATCGATCTGGTCGCCCCGGCGCACGACCTGGAGCGGATGGTGGCGATGCTCGGCGACCCGGACATCTGCGGGTTCGCCGTCAGCACCCTGCGCGACGCCACCTCCGCCGAGGTGAGCCGCGCGCTGGACGAGGTGTTCAGCGCCGGCGACCAGGACGACTTCCTGCTGATCTACTTCTCCGGCCACGGGGTGAAGGACGGCAACGGCCGGCTGTACTTCGCCACCCGGGACACCGATCTCGACCTGTTGCCGTCCAGCTCGGTGTCGGCCAAGTACCTGCGCACCCTGTCCGACGACGCGGAGTGCAACCGCCAGGTGGTGATCCTGGACTGCTGCAACAGCGGCGCCTACGACAAGGGCCCGGCCGGCGGCGTGCTGATCGACACCGACCCGGACATGCTGGCCGCCCTGCCGACCGGCCGGTTCATCCTGACCGCGTCCCGGCGGGCCGAGTCGGCCCGGCAGCGGCGGATCGAGAGCGACGCGATCGACGGCTCGGTCTTCACCTCCGCCCTGGTCGAGGGGATCGTCACCGGCCGGGCGGACACCGCGAGCACCGGCCTGATCAGCGTCGAGGACGCCTACCGGTACGCCTACCGGACGGTCCGCCATCAGCCCGGCCGCCAGCACCCACAGCTGGCCATCAAGGCCGCCGAGGGGACCGCGCTGCTGCTGGCCCGCAACCCGGTCGGCGTCGAGCCGGGCTCGCAGCGGGTGTCCCGGATCGTGGCGCTGCTGGCGGACGAGGATCCGGAGATCCAGCGCAGCGCGCTGACCATGCTCGGCCGCCTGGTCACCGATGAGCACCCGGGGATCGCCGCGGCGGCCCGCCGGGCGCTGCGCGCCCAGGTGGACGGGGTCGACCGGGAGCTGGCCGCGCTGGCCGGCACCCTGCTGCCGAAACCTCGCCCGAAGCCGAGCGGGGCGACCGGGGCGCCGGAGCCCGGGCCGGAGCCGGGCCCGGCGTTCGACGACGACTTCCTGTTCGACGATCCCCCGCCGCCGCCCTGGCAGCGACGTGATCCGGGCGGCGACGGCCGGGACGAGGCTCCGGAGATCGACTTCGAGGAGTTCGCCGACCTGCGGAACGCCGCCGACCCGCAAGGCGTCTTCGGTCCGCGCCGCGTCCTGCCGCTCGAGGACGAGCCGACCACGCTCGTCGCCCGCTACCTGTTCCCGACCGAGCGCTACCGCGGCGAGTGGCGGCGTCACAAGATCTACCTGTTCCGAGCGATCGCTCTCACCGGCGTGGCGGCCGCCGGCGCCCTGCTCGCCCACGTCAAGAAGGCGGAGACCGAGGCCCTGCTCGCCCGCCCGCTGCCGGACTGGGTGCCGTTCGACATCCCGCCTGCCGTGCACGGTGTGCCGCGCGCCACCGTGCTGATGTGGCTGCTGATCGCGATCGCCGTCCTCGGGCTCCGCCAGCAGCTCAACTGGCCGTTCGCCCGGGTGGTACTCACCAACAAACGGATCATGCTGGTCCGGGGCCTGCTGCGCCGCCGGGTCACCGCGGTCCCACTGCTGCGGGCCACCGACCTCAGGTTCCGCCAGTCGGCCCTGGGGCAGCTGGGCAACTGGGGGACGATGACGATCTATCAGGGCATGTTCCCGGCCCGGCGATTCCGCTACGTGCCCACCCCGAACGAGATCTATCTGCGGATCATGGAGGAGACCTATGAGCCGCAGGCGGTCGAGGCCCGGCTGGGCCGGGACCTCGACGACGACGACGCCTGA
- a CDS encoding hemerythrin domain-containing protein, whose product MPDIVEIIKEQHQKVDELLEKAASSENDQLAILQEVARMLLPHSEAEEDFVYPAIRAKAAETGDEVRDGVEEHHQIEEMLQNLLNGSPDDPGWDGTLAAITGELRHHVEEEEQDLLPVLADKLSDAEREEMGRRFIEATTGALPQQDHPTTREELYEKAKEQHIPGRSKMTKDELAKAVSEA is encoded by the coding sequence GTGCCGGACATCGTGGAGATCATCAAGGAGCAGCACCAGAAGGTCGACGAGCTGCTGGAGAAGGCCGCGTCGTCGGAGAACGACCAGCTGGCGATCCTCCAGGAGGTGGCGCGGATGCTGCTGCCGCACTCCGAGGCGGAGGAGGACTTCGTCTATCCGGCCATCCGCGCCAAGGCCGCCGAGACCGGCGACGAGGTGCGCGACGGGGTCGAGGAGCACCACCAGATCGAGGAGATGCTGCAGAACCTGCTCAACGGCAGCCCGGACGACCCGGGCTGGGACGGCACCCTCGCCGCGATCACCGGCGAGCTGCGGCACCACGTCGAGGAGGAGGAGCAGGACCTGCTGCCGGTCCTCGCCGACAAGCTGAGCGACGCCGAGCGCGAGGAGATGGGCCGCCGGTTCATCGAGGCGACCACCGGCGCGCTGCCCCAGCAGGACCACCCCACCACCCGCGAGGAGCTCTACGAGAAGGCCAAGGAGCAGCACATCCCGGGCCGCTCCAAGATGACCAAGGACGAGCTGGCGAAGGCGGTCAGCGAGGCGTGA
- a CDS encoding cyclase family protein, translating into MIDRTDPERAIAAAAQRCSNWGRWGAEDVQGTMNFLTPAHRARAAALVRRGVSFSLAQSFDANGPQKGWRRRTNPVHTMLDTGTDAVAGVQGFPHGIGGADDVIAMPLQCSTQWDGLGHIFDHGHAWNGRPADRVVTSLGDGVTGIQTVASVIAGRGVLLDVGRALGTDGELPDGFAITEEHLLATIAAQGATSAVGQGDLVLVRTGQLSRVRRDGWGDYAGGAAPGLSFTTADWLHRTEIAAIATDTWGFEVRPNEFDDAFQPLHQVAIPHIGLFLGEMWDPDELAADCAADGVYEFWLTAAPLPITGAVGSPVNPIAVK; encoded by the coding sequence ATGATCGACCGGACGGATCCGGAGAGGGCGATCGCCGCGGCCGCGCAACGGTGCTCCAACTGGGGGCGCTGGGGTGCGGAGGACGTACAGGGAACCATGAACTTCCTGACCCCGGCGCACCGCGCGCGGGCGGCGGCCCTGGTCCGCCGCGGGGTCTCCTTCTCGCTGGCGCAGTCCTTCGACGCGAACGGACCGCAGAAGGGCTGGCGGCGGCGCACCAACCCGGTGCACACGATGCTGGACACCGGCACCGACGCGGTCGCCGGCGTGCAGGGCTTCCCGCACGGGATCGGCGGCGCCGACGACGTCATCGCGATGCCGCTGCAGTGCTCGACCCAGTGGGACGGGCTCGGCCACATCTTCGACCACGGCCACGCCTGGAACGGGCGCCCGGCGGACCGGGTGGTGACCAGCCTCGGCGACGGCGTCACCGGCATCCAGACGGTGGCCTCGGTGATCGCCGGGCGCGGCGTGCTGCTCGACGTCGGGCGCGCGCTCGGCACCGACGGCGAGCTGCCCGATGGCTTCGCCATCACCGAGGAGCACCTGCTGGCCACGATCGCCGCTCAGGGCGCGACGTCCGCGGTCGGTCAGGGAGACCTCGTTCTGGTACGGACGGGGCAGCTCTCCCGGGTGCGCCGGGACGGGTGGGGCGACTATGCCGGTGGCGCCGCCCCGGGGTTGTCGTTCACGACCGCGGACTGGCTGCACCGCACCGAGATCGCCGCGATCGCCACCGACACCTGGGGCTTCGAGGTCCGGCCCAACGAGTTCGACGACGCGTTCCAGCCGCTGCACCAGGTGGCGATCCCGCACATCGGCCTCTTCCTGGGCGAGATGTGGGATCCGGACGAGCTGGCCGCGGACTGCGCGGCGGACGGCGTCTACGAGTTCTGGCTGACCGCCGCGCCGCTCCCGATCACCGGCGCGGTCGGCAGCCCGGTCAACCCGATCGCGGTCAAATGA
- a CDS encoding SAM-dependent methyltransferase, translating into MGIDPNRPSAARVYDAFLGGRHNFAADRVVATRAVELVPDLPRIARANRAFLHRAVRYALSLGIDQFLDLGSGIPTEGNVHEVAQQIDPAARIAYVDIDPTAVLYAQDLLAGNPHAVVVRGDLRDPETVLAGHPLREVLDLSRPVAVLMVAVLHFTPDSPGLTAALRGYRAAVAPGSLLAISHATSSGTDPHAVERVADLYNRTGTPLALRSREQVAGLFEGWELVEPGLVYGPEWRPDPAEPVVRDPARLLTLAGVGIARD; encoded by the coding sequence ATGGGAATCGACCCGAACCGGCCCAGCGCGGCCCGCGTCTACGACGCCTTCCTCGGCGGCCGGCACAACTTCGCCGCTGACCGGGTGGTCGCCACCCGTGCCGTCGAGCTGGTGCCCGACCTGCCGCGGATCGCCCGGGCGAACCGCGCGTTCCTGCACCGCGCGGTGCGGTACGCGCTGTCCCTCGGCATCGACCAGTTCCTCGACCTCGGCTCCGGCATCCCGACCGAGGGCAACGTGCACGAGGTGGCGCAGCAGATCGACCCGGCCGCCCGGATCGCCTACGTCGACATCGATCCGACCGCGGTGCTCTACGCCCAGGACCTGCTCGCCGGGAACCCGCACGCCGTGGTGGTCCGCGGCGACCTGCGCGACCCGGAGACGGTGCTGGCCGGGCACCCGCTGCGGGAGGTGCTGGACCTGTCCCGGCCGGTCGCCGTGCTGATGGTCGCGGTGCTGCACTTCACCCCGGACAGTCCCGGGCTGACCGCGGCGCTGCGCGGCTACCGGGCGGCGGTCGCGCCGGGCAGCCTGCTGGCGATCTCGCACGCCACCAGCAGCGGCACCGACCCGCACGCGGTGGAGCGGGTCGCCGACCTCTACAACCGCACCGGGACACCGCTGGCGCTGCGCAGCCGGGAGCAGGTGGCGGGTCTCTTCGAGGGCTGGGAGCTGGTCGAGCCGGGGCTGGTCTACGGCCCGGAGTGGCGCCCGGACCCGGCGGAGCCGGTGGTCCGCGACCCGGCCCGGTTGCTCACCCTGGCCGGCGTCGGGATCGCCCGGGACTGA
- a CDS encoding alpha/beta hydrolase family protein: MFEYFPGNYVWNLGVVATLNSGGLIDEVDRACRPIRELGARGADVGTKEFMASWAAVAEDLATQAAADEAAGHRRTAGQKYLRATNYLAQAERMQSAKQPDRNVFYRRCLELQQKAFDLIDPATTRVAIPFEGALLPAYFKKAGEHAPVIIMFNGLDSTKEHMYSSGFPQEMAARGISTLMVDTPGSGEALRLLGLTSRVESEDWARACVDYLLTRDDVVTDKIGLVGWSLGGYYAPRAAAFEKRLALCVAWGANHDWGAVQKRRLEREGENPVPHYWDHVLWVWGETDLDTFIRRAEAVNLNGVVDKITVPFLVAHGENDRQIPLKYAHDSYQQAVNAPRRDLRIFTAAEGGAEHIGLDHFAHVQTFIADWITDVLG; encoded by the coding sequence ATGTTCGAGTACTTCCCCGGCAACTACGTCTGGAACCTGGGCGTGGTCGCCACCCTGAACAGCGGCGGCCTGATCGACGAGGTCGACCGCGCCTGCCGCCCGATCCGCGAGCTGGGCGCGCGGGGCGCCGACGTCGGGACCAAGGAGTTCATGGCCTCCTGGGCGGCGGTCGCCGAGGATCTGGCCACCCAGGCGGCCGCCGACGAGGCGGCCGGCCACCGGCGCACCGCCGGGCAGAAGTACCTGCGCGCCACCAACTACCTGGCCCAGGCCGAGCGGATGCAGAGCGCCAAGCAGCCGGACCGCAACGTCTTCTACCGCCGCTGCCTGGAGTTGCAGCAGAAGGCGTTCGACCTGATCGACCCGGCGACCACCCGGGTGGCGATCCCGTTCGAGGGGGCGCTGCTCCCGGCGTACTTCAAGAAGGCGGGCGAGCACGCCCCGGTGATCATCATGTTCAACGGGCTGGACTCGACCAAGGAGCACATGTACTCCTCGGGCTTCCCGCAGGAGATGGCCGCCCGCGGCATCTCCACGCTGATGGTGGACACGCCGGGCAGCGGCGAGGCGCTCCGGCTGCTCGGCCTGACCAGCCGGGTCGAGTCCGAGGACTGGGCCCGGGCCTGCGTCGACTACCTGCTGACCCGGGACGACGTGGTGACCGACAAGATCGGCCTGGTCGGCTGGTCGCTGGGCGGCTACTACGCGCCGCGGGCCGCCGCCTTCGAGAAGCGGCTCGCGCTCTGCGTGGCCTGGGGCGCCAACCACGACTGGGGCGCGGTGCAGAAGCGCCGGCTGGAGCGCGAGGGGGAGAACCCGGTCCCGCACTACTGGGACCACGTGCTCTGGGTGTGGGGCGAGACCGACCTGGACACCTTCATCAGACGAGCGGAGGCGGTGAACCTCAACGGCGTGGTCGACAAGATCACCGTGCCGTTCCTGGTCGCGCACGGCGAGAACGACCGGCAGATCCCGCTGAAGTACGCGCACGACTCCTACCAGCAGGCGGTCAACGCGCCGCGCCGGGACCTGCGGATCTTCACGGCCGCCGAGGGCGGGGCCGAGCACATCGGGCTCGACCACTTCGCGCACGTGCAGACCTTCATCGCCGACTGGATCACGGACGTGCTCGGATGA
- a CDS encoding effector-associated constant component EACC1 has translation MTSDAAVLFQFAAVGDPARAEDLLRELRGDIADRFRGELRPFDVPAAPVAAELPGKDAGAVAEWVGVATTSMPVLVDLLRLAAEWARRARNPIRVRLGDDELILDNATAAQQEKIIDAFLDRHRGS, from the coding sequence GTGACCAGTGATGCGGCAGTGCTGTTCCAGTTCGCCGCGGTCGGCGACCCGGCCCGCGCCGAGGACCTGCTCCGCGAGCTGCGCGGCGACATCGCCGACCGGTTCCGGGGCGAGCTGCGGCCGTTCGACGTGCCGGCCGCGCCGGTCGCCGCCGAGTTGCCCGGCAAGGATGCCGGGGCGGTGGCGGAGTGGGTCGGCGTCGCCACCACGTCGATGCCGGTGCTGGTGGACCTGCTCCGGCTGGCCGCCGAGTGGGCGCGCCGGGCCCGCAATCCGATCCGGGTCCGGCTCGGCGACGACGAGCTGATCCTGGACAACGCCACCGCGGCGCAGCAGGAGAAGATCATCGACGCCTTCCTCGATCGGCATCGCGGGAGCTGA
- a CDS encoding PAS domain S-box protein, protein MVESADALPALLIDTAPDAVIVCTADGAITMANRRAHEMFGYPPGELVGRPVDSLVPAEVRDKHPGHRRRYLSGEHPPLRRLPLRGLRRDGSVFAVEISLSAVQAGDGRTYVTSVLRDDTAQREAARTRALLASVVQSSHDAIVTTDLDGRVLSWNHGAELLYGFSAADMVGQPIDKIIPADRQADEEQIRTLIRLGGRVDRYRAARLTASGQVISVNTLISPLVDERGTMFGTTTTTRDITERERAEARVQAILDAAPDALLGVDETGSVVLVNAEAERLFGHPRHDLIHTAAARLLPDGLPPVSAVLRTGGGYTPLDTERAEAGEQRWAKRRAIRSDGAELPVDIACSALHTETGVLVVAAVRDITDRLAAEAERRRLREETGRQKLEARMQQAQRLESLGQLAGGIAHDFNNLLAVILNYAAFIIEDAAGSAPAADAEQIARAARRGSDLTHQLLAFARREVIRPRPLDLNTVVTEVHQMLERSLGEHITLTVRTTAALPAVMADPGQLEQVLVNLAVNARDAMPTGGRLTIDTAEVRVDEEHSAARAGLSPGRYLRLRISDTGTGMPKEVIDKAFEPFFTTKPSGQGTGLGLATVYGIVTQAGGTVQIYSEPGIGTTFTILLPVTDVRAQEAAVEESVAGLAGHGATVLVAEDEDALREVTSRILRRGGYTVLAANGGEEALRLAAENRVDVLLTDVIMPGMLGKDLADAITTRYPRTRVLFMSGYAQPVLTNHGTLAADVHLLEKPFTSAELMRALHDELQAKP, encoded by the coding sequence GTGGTGGAGTCAGCTGACGCGCTGCCCGCGCTCTTGATTGACACCGCCCCGGACGCGGTCATCGTCTGCACCGCCGACGGCGCCATCACGATGGCCAACCGCCGGGCCCACGAGATGTTCGGCTACCCGCCCGGCGAGCTGGTCGGCCGACCCGTCGACTCGCTGGTGCCCGCCGAGGTCCGCGACAAACATCCCGGCCACCGCCGCCGCTACCTCTCCGGCGAGCATCCGCCGCTGCGCCGGTTGCCGCTGCGCGGGCTGCGCCGGGACGGTTCGGTCTTCGCCGTGGAGATCTCGCTCTCCGCGGTCCAGGCCGGCGACGGGCGGACGTACGTCACCTCGGTCCTGCGCGACGACACCGCGCAGCGCGAAGCGGCCCGGACCCGCGCCCTCCTCGCGTCCGTGGTCCAGTCGTCGCACGACGCGATCGTCACCACCGACCTCGACGGCCGGGTGCTGTCCTGGAACCACGGCGCCGAGCTGCTCTACGGGTTCAGCGCCGCGGACATGGTCGGCCAGCCGATCGACAAGATCATCCCGGCCGACCGGCAGGCTGACGAGGAGCAGATCCGCACGCTGATCCGGCTCGGCGGCCGGGTGGACCGCTACCGGGCCGCCCGGCTCACCGCGAGCGGCCAGGTGATCTCGGTCAACACGCTGATCTCCCCGCTGGTCGACGAGCGCGGCACGATGTTCGGCACCACCACCACGACCCGGGACATCACCGAGCGCGAGCGCGCCGAGGCCCGGGTCCAGGCGATCCTGGACGCCGCGCCGGACGCGCTGCTCGGCGTCGACGAGACCGGCTCGGTGGTGCTGGTCAACGCGGAGGCCGAGCGGCTGTTCGGGCATCCCCGGCACGACCTGATCCACACCGCGGCGGCCCGGCTGCTGCCGGACGGGCTGCCCCCGGTCTCCGCGGTGCTGCGCACCGGCGGCGGCTACACCCCGCTGGACACCGAGCGCGCCGAGGCCGGCGAGCAGCGCTGGGCCAAGCGACGGGCGATCCGCAGCGACGGCGCCGAACTGCCGGTGGACATCGCGTGCAGCGCGCTGCACACCGAGACCGGGGTGCTCGTGGTGGCCGCGGTCCGGGACATCACCGACCGGCTGGCCGCCGAGGCGGAGCGGCGCCGGCTGCGCGAGGAGACCGGCCGGCAGAAGCTGGAGGCCCGGATGCAGCAGGCGCAGCGCCTGGAGAGCCTGGGGCAGCTGGCCGGCGGCATCGCGCACGACTTCAACAACCTGCTCGCGGTGATCCTCAACTACGCGGCGTTCATCATCGAGGACGCGGCCGGCAGCGCCCCGGCCGCCGACGCCGAGCAGATCGCCCGGGCCGCCCGGCGCGGCAGCGACCTCACCCACCAGCTGCTCGCCTTCGCCCGGCGGGAGGTGATCCGGCCGCGGCCGCTGGACCTGAACACGGTGGTCACCGAGGTCCACCAGATGCTGGAACGGTCCCTCGGCGAGCACATCACCCTGACGGTACGCACCACCGCCGCCCTGCCCGCGGTGATGGCCGACCCCGGCCAGCTGGAGCAGGTGCTGGTCAACCTGGCGGTGAACGCCCGGGACGCGATGCCGACCGGCGGCCGGCTCACCATCGACACCGCCGAGGTCCGGGTCGACGAGGAGCACTCGGCCGCCCGGGCCGGCCTCAGTCCCGGCCGCTACCTGCGCCTGCGGATCTCGGACACCGGCACCGGGATGCCCAAGGAGGTGATCGACAAGGCGTTCGAGCCGTTCTTCACCACCAAGCCGAGCGGGCAGGGCACCGGGCTCGGGCTGGCCACCGTCTACGGCATCGTCACCCAGGCCGGCGGCACCGTGCAGATCTACTCCGAGCCGGGGATCGGCACTACCTTCACCATCCTGCTGCCGGTCACCGACGTGCGGGCGCAGGAGGCGGCCGTCGAGGAGTCGGTGGCCGGGCTGGCCGGGCACGGGGCGACCGTGCTGGTCGCCGAGGACGAGGACGCGCTGCGCGAGGTGACCAGCCGGATCCTGCGGCGCGGCGGGTACACCGTGCTGGCCGCGAACGGGGGCGAGGAGGCGCTGCGGCTGGCCGCCGAGAACCGGGTCGACGTGCTGCTCACCGACGTGATCATGCCGGGCATGCTGGGCAAGGACCTGGCGGACGCGATCACCACCCGGTACCCGCGGACCAGGGTGCTGTTCATGTCCGGTTACGCCCAGCCGGTGCTGACCAACCACGGGACCCTGGCGGCCGACGTGCACCTGCTGGAGAAGCCGTTCACCAGCGCCGAGTTGATGCGCGCTTTGCACGATGAGCTGCAAGCGAAACCGTGA